In Spodoptera frugiperda isolate SF20-4 chromosome 1, AGI-APGP_CSIRO_Sfru_2.0, whole genome shotgun sequence, the following are encoded in one genomic region:
- the LOC118273194 gene encoding protein enabled homolog isoform X3: MVCKEDVVSWFKELESYKRIDAMCTLLNMCLPFELRFIGTYLEELGKRDFQELRGAELRANNPTDLAADIGGANTDPRTRRKMALYVSLLRSCNFACATTLYNAMVSLEQSGLLKGLYGDLLEEILLLYTMALHHPAFTFDQKSHFGEILEKLKMEDQRIQFPEPQDHINVVPPPSTDTVPELSSPPVLTGAGGVVQMLGEVPHPPPGLPMPQYNMGDYIGHNAWPANIIVPINQPLEVINYTAASGAPTSPLVSSPGDSRAASPRSRRRLSRDRSPPPPPVGPPDQPPLPHQLAANFENMSVAEVGHSPQHRGPFTVFAAGLLRHRQPSALTRFSNEIRHNIGDERLRELNMVVHQQQYRSLEKLNGVRRLTGPYCAATRSSSDSGSSAASSPPDTPAPPQRRATPSAPPPVPFLQYPRPFGYPTPPPTYRQPPPPFANGEPPPYPAAAPYAGFVSVLYAPPKLSCWNCGAAGHAGHECKEPSMEEMTRAGGYQLDFGGAPPEPSDK; the protein is encoded by the exons ATGGTTTGCAAAGAGGACGTGGTATCATGGTTTAAAGAATTGGAAAGCTATAAACGCATAGACGCGATGTGTACGTTATTAAATATGTGTTTGCCATTTGAACTACGTTTCATTGGCACATACCTAGAGGAGCTGGGTAAGCGGGACTTTCAGGAGTTGCGTGGTGCTGAACTGAGAGCCAACAACCCCACAGACCTGGCTGCGGACATTGGAGGCGCCAACACAGACCCCAGGACGCGGCGGAAAATGGCCTTGTATGTGTCGTTGCTGCGTTCGTGTAATTTCGCGTGTGCTACCACATTGTACAATGCCATGGTCAGTTTGGAGCAGAGTGGTTTGTTGAAAGGCTTGTACGGTGATCTCCTCGAAGAAATTTTACTTCTGTACACAATGGCGTTACATCATCCGGCGTTTACATTTGATCAAAAGTCGCATTTTGGTGAAATACTagagaaattaaaaatggaaGACCAGAGGATACAATTTCCAGAGCCACAAGATCATATAAACGTAGTACCA CCGCCTAGTACAGACACAGTGCCTGAACTCAGCTCTCCGCCAGTTCTGACAGGAGCTGGGGGAGTAGTGCAAATGTTGGGTGAAGTCCCTCACCCACCTCCTGGTCTACCAATGCCTCAGTATAATATGGGAGACTACATAGGACACAATGCATGGCCTGCAAATATCATAGTACCTATAAATCAACCACTTGAG GTAATAAATTACACCGCTGCTAGTGGTGCGCCGACGTCGCCCCTAGTGTCGTCGCCGGGCGACAGTCGCGCCGCGTCGCCGCGCTCGCGCCGCCGACTGTCGCGGGACCGCTCGCCGCCTCCCCCGCCAGTCGGGCCGCCCGACCAGCCTCCACTGCCGCACCAACTTGCCGCCAACTTCGAAAACATGTCTGTCGCCGAGGTGGGTCACTCTCCGCAGCATCGCGGTCCATTCACCGTGTTTGCTGCAGGACTTCTTCGACACAGACAGCCTTCTGCATTAACGCGGTTTTCAAATGAG ATCCGTCATAATATTGGTGACGAACGATTAAGAGAACTGAACATGGTGGTACATCAGCAGCAATATAGATCATTGGAGAAGCTAAACGGCGTGCGACGACTGACTGGTCCGTACTGCGCGGCGACGCGCTCGTCGTCCGACAGCGGGTCGAGCGCCGCGTCGTCACCGCCCGACACGCCGGCGCCACCGCAGCGCCGCGCCACGCCGTCCGCGCCGCCACCCGTGCCGTTCCTACAGTACCCGCGGCCCTTCGGGTACCCGACGCCGCCGCCCACATATCGCCAGCCACCGCCGCCGTTCGCTAACGGGGAGCCGCCACCGTACCCGGCGGCGGCGCCGTACGCCGGCTTCGTGTCGGTGCTGTACGCGCCGCCGAAGCTGTCGTGCTGGAACTGCGGCGCGGCGGGGCACGCGGGCCACGAGTGCAAGGAGCCGAGCATGGAGGAGATGACGCGCGCGGGCGGCTACCAGCTGGACTTTGGCGGCGCGCCGCCCGAGCCGAGCGACAAGTAG
- the LOC118273194 gene encoding uncharacterized protein LOC118273194 isoform X1, translated as MVCKEDVVSWFKELESYKRIDAMCTLLNMCLPFELRFIGTYLEELGKRDFQELRGAELRANNPTDLAADIGGANTDPRTRRKMALYVSLLRSCNFACATTLYNAMVSLEQSGLLKGLYGDLLEEILLLYTMALHHPAFTFDQKSHFGEILEKLKMEDQRIQFPEPQDHINVVPVSACHTQSNITGNMTIPPPNLSSLGPPPGIVFVKTPGVQPPSTDTVPELSSPPVLTGAGGVVQMLGEVPHPPPGLPMPQYNMGDYIGHNAWPANIIVPINQPLEVINYTAASGAPTSPLVSSPGDSRAASPRSRRRLSRDRSPPPPPVGPPDQPPLPHQLAANFENMSVAEVGHSPQHRGPFTVFAAGLLRHRQPSALTRFSNEIRHNIGDERLRELNMVVHQQQYRSLEKLNGVRRLTGPYCAATRSSSDSGSSAASSPPDTPAPPQRRATPSAPPPVPFLQYPRPFGYPTPPPTYRQPPPPFANGEPPPYPAAAPYAGFVSVLYAPPKLSCWNCGAAGHAGHECKEPSMEEMTRAGGYQLDFGGAPPEPSDK; from the exons ATGGTTTGCAAAGAGGACGTGGTATCATGGTTTAAAGAATTGGAAAGCTATAAACGCATAGACGCGATGTGTACGTTATTAAATATGTGTTTGCCATTTGAACTACGTTTCATTGGCACATACCTAGAGGAGCTGGGTAAGCGGGACTTTCAGGAGTTGCGTGGTGCTGAACTGAGAGCCAACAACCCCACAGACCTGGCTGCGGACATTGGAGGCGCCAACACAGACCCCAGGACGCGGCGGAAAATGGCCTTGTATGTGTCGTTGCTGCGTTCGTGTAATTTCGCGTGTGCTACCACATTGTACAATGCCATGGTCAGTTTGGAGCAGAGTGGTTTGTTGAAAGGCTTGTACGGTGATCTCCTCGAAGAAATTTTACTTCTGTACACAATGGCGTTACATCATCCGGCGTTTACATTTGATCAAAAGTCGCATTTTGGTGAAATACTagagaaattaaaaatggaaGACCAGAGGATACAATTTCCAGAGCCACAAGATCATATAAACGTAGTACCAGTGAGTGCATGCCATACACAATCTAATATCACAGGCAACATGACAATCCCACCACCTAACTTGTCTAGCTTGGGGCCACCGCCTGGTATTGTGTTTGTCAAAACACCTGGGGTGCAG CCGCCTAGTACAGACACAGTGCCTGAACTCAGCTCTCCGCCAGTTCTGACAGGAGCTGGGGGAGTAGTGCAAATGTTGGGTGAAGTCCCTCACCCACCTCCTGGTCTACCAATGCCTCAGTATAATATGGGAGACTACATAGGACACAATGCATGGCCTGCAAATATCATAGTACCTATAAATCAACCACTTGAG GTAATAAATTACACCGCTGCTAGTGGTGCGCCGACGTCGCCCCTAGTGTCGTCGCCGGGCGACAGTCGCGCCGCGTCGCCGCGCTCGCGCCGCCGACTGTCGCGGGACCGCTCGCCGCCTCCCCCGCCAGTCGGGCCGCCCGACCAGCCTCCACTGCCGCACCAACTTGCCGCCAACTTCGAAAACATGTCTGTCGCCGAGGTGGGTCACTCTCCGCAGCATCGCGGTCCATTCACCGTGTTTGCTGCAGGACTTCTTCGACACAGACAGCCTTCTGCATTAACGCGGTTTTCAAATGAG ATCCGTCATAATATTGGTGACGAACGATTAAGAGAACTGAACATGGTGGTACATCAGCAGCAATATAGATCATTGGAGAAGCTAAACGGCGTGCGACGACTGACTGGTCCGTACTGCGCGGCGACGCGCTCGTCGTCCGACAGCGGGTCGAGCGCCGCGTCGTCACCGCCCGACACGCCGGCGCCACCGCAGCGCCGCGCCACGCCGTCCGCGCCGCCACCCGTGCCGTTCCTACAGTACCCGCGGCCCTTCGGGTACCCGACGCCGCCGCCCACATATCGCCAGCCACCGCCGCCGTTCGCTAACGGGGAGCCGCCACCGTACCCGGCGGCGGCGCCGTACGCCGGCTTCGTGTCGGTGCTGTACGCGCCGCCGAAGCTGTCGTGCTGGAACTGCGGCGCGGCGGGGCACGCGGGCCACGAGTGCAAGGAGCCGAGCATGGAGGAGATGACGCGCGCGGGCGGCTACCAGCTGGACTTTGGCGGCGCGCCGCCCGAGCCGAGCGACAAGTAG
- the LOC118273194 gene encoding uncharacterized protein LOC118273194 isoform X2, translating to MVCKEDVVSWFKELESYKRIDAMCTLLNMCLPFELRFIGTYLEELGKRDFQELRGAELRANNPTDLAADIGGANTDPRTRRKMALYVSLLRSCNFACATTLYNAMVSLEQSGLLKGLYGDLLEEILLLYTMALHHPAFTFDQKSHFGEILEKLKMEDQRIQFPEPQDHINVVPVSACHTQSNITGNMTIPPPNLSSLGPPPGIVFVKTPGVQPPSTDTVPELSSPPVLTGAGGVVQMLGEVPHPPPGLPMPQYNMGDYIGHNAWPANIIVPINQPLEVINYTAASGAPTSPLVSSPGDSRAASPRSRRRLSRDRSPPPPPVGPPDQPPLPHQLAANFENMSVAEIRHNIGDERLRELNMVVHQQQYRSLEKLNGVRRLTGPYCAATRSSSDSGSSAASSPPDTPAPPQRRATPSAPPPVPFLQYPRPFGYPTPPPTYRQPPPPFANGEPPPYPAAAPYAGFVSVLYAPPKLSCWNCGAAGHAGHECKEPSMEEMTRAGGYQLDFGGAPPEPSDK from the exons ATGGTTTGCAAAGAGGACGTGGTATCATGGTTTAAAGAATTGGAAAGCTATAAACGCATAGACGCGATGTGTACGTTATTAAATATGTGTTTGCCATTTGAACTACGTTTCATTGGCACATACCTAGAGGAGCTGGGTAAGCGGGACTTTCAGGAGTTGCGTGGTGCTGAACTGAGAGCCAACAACCCCACAGACCTGGCTGCGGACATTGGAGGCGCCAACACAGACCCCAGGACGCGGCGGAAAATGGCCTTGTATGTGTCGTTGCTGCGTTCGTGTAATTTCGCGTGTGCTACCACATTGTACAATGCCATGGTCAGTTTGGAGCAGAGTGGTTTGTTGAAAGGCTTGTACGGTGATCTCCTCGAAGAAATTTTACTTCTGTACACAATGGCGTTACATCATCCGGCGTTTACATTTGATCAAAAGTCGCATTTTGGTGAAATACTagagaaattaaaaatggaaGACCAGAGGATACAATTTCCAGAGCCACAAGATCATATAAACGTAGTACCAGTGAGTGCATGCCATACACAATCTAATATCACAGGCAACATGACAATCCCACCACCTAACTTGTCTAGCTTGGGGCCACCGCCTGGTATTGTGTTTGTCAAAACACCTGGGGTGCAG CCGCCTAGTACAGACACAGTGCCTGAACTCAGCTCTCCGCCAGTTCTGACAGGAGCTGGGGGAGTAGTGCAAATGTTGGGTGAAGTCCCTCACCCACCTCCTGGTCTACCAATGCCTCAGTATAATATGGGAGACTACATAGGACACAATGCATGGCCTGCAAATATCATAGTACCTATAAATCAACCACTTGAG GTAATAAATTACACCGCTGCTAGTGGTGCGCCGACGTCGCCCCTAGTGTCGTCGCCGGGCGACAGTCGCGCCGCGTCGCCGCGCTCGCGCCGCCGACTGTCGCGGGACCGCTCGCCGCCTCCCCCGCCAGTCGGGCCGCCCGACCAGCCTCCACTGCCGCACCAACTTGCCGCCAACTTCGAAAACATGTCTGTCGCCGAG ATCCGTCATAATATTGGTGACGAACGATTAAGAGAACTGAACATGGTGGTACATCAGCAGCAATATAGATCATTGGAGAAGCTAAACGGCGTGCGACGACTGACTGGTCCGTACTGCGCGGCGACGCGCTCGTCGTCCGACAGCGGGTCGAGCGCCGCGTCGTCACCGCCCGACACGCCGGCGCCACCGCAGCGCCGCGCCACGCCGTCCGCGCCGCCACCCGTGCCGTTCCTACAGTACCCGCGGCCCTTCGGGTACCCGACGCCGCCGCCCACATATCGCCAGCCACCGCCGCCGTTCGCTAACGGGGAGCCGCCACCGTACCCGGCGGCGGCGCCGTACGCCGGCTTCGTGTCGGTGCTGTACGCGCCGCCGAAGCTGTCGTGCTGGAACTGCGGCGCGGCGGGGCACGCGGGCCACGAGTGCAAGGAGCCGAGCATGGAGGAGATGACGCGCGCGGGCGGCTACCAGCTGGACTTTGGCGGCGCGCCGCCCGAGCCGAGCGACAAGTAG
- the LOC118273449 gene encoding probable 26S proteasome non-ATPase regulatory subunit 3, with amino-acid sequence MAPAEDVEMKNVESPAAASDAETPEVKKDADVLAVQDLREHVRQIDKAVASKEPRFAMRVLRSLPSTRRKLNGNVLRAIFNQLYPSNADKESLIAFVESPLPGAVEIEPPRSRSAPKQPVPEVDVYLHLLVLLRLLDTNRLEEATECSQQLMNKVLAQNRRTLDLIAAKCYFYHSRVFELTNKLDLIRGLLHARLRTSTLRNDYEGQAVLINCLLRNYLHYSLYDQADKLVSKSVFPENASNNEWARFLYYLGRIKAARLEYSDAHKHLVQALRKAPQTAAVGFRQTVQKLAIVVELLLGDIPERAIFRQAPLRKALAPYFQLTQAVRLGNLQRFGEVLENFGPQFRNDHTFTLILRLRQNVIKTAIRSIGLSYSRISPKDIARKLGLDSAEDAEFIVAKAIRDGVIEATLDPEKGYMSNKESSDIYCTREPQLAFHQRISFCLDLHNQSVKAMRYPPKSYGKELESAEERREREQQDLELAKEMAEEDDDGFP; translated from the coding sequence ATGGCTCCCGCCGAAGATGTAGAAATGAAAAATGTGGAAAGTCCTGCAGCAGCTAGTGATGCAGAAACCCCGGAGGTCAAAAAAGATGCTGATGTGCTTGCAGTTCAAGATTTGAGGGAACATGTAAGACAAATAGATAAAGCTGTTGCTTCCAAAGAGCCCAGATTTGCTATGAGAGTTTTGAGGTCGCTTCCTAGCACCAGAAGGAAGCTGAACGGTAACGTTTTGCGTGCTATTTTCAACCAACTTTATCCGTCTAATGCTGACAAAGAAAGTTTAATTGCATTTGTGGAAAGCCCTCTGCCTGGCGCAGTGGAGATAGAACCACCCCGCTCTCGCAGTGCACCCAAACAACCAGTGCCTGAAGTGGATGTTTACTTGCACCTGTTGGTACTGCTGCGCCTGCTCGACACTAACAGGTTGGAAGAAGCTACTGAGTGCTCACAGCAGTTGATGAATAAAGTTCTAGCACAGAACAGAAGAACCCTTGATTTGATTGCTGCCAAGTGCTACTTTTACCACTCAAGAGTCTTTGAATTGACAAACAAGTTGGATCTTATTAGAGGACTACTTCATGCAAGACTCCGCACTTCTACCCTGCGAAATGATTATGAAGGCCAAGCAGTACTCATTAATTGTCTCTTGCGCAACTATTTGCATTACTCTTTGTATGACCAGGCAGACAAACTGGTCAGTAAGTCAGTTTTCCCAGAAAATGCAAGTAATAATGAGTGGGCAAGATTCTTGTATTATCTTGGAAGGATCAAGGCTGCCCGTCTAGAGTACAGTGATGCTCACAAACACCTAGTGCAAGCTTTGAGGAAGGCTCCTCAGACTGCTGCTGTTGGTTTCCGTCAAACTGTTCAGAAGTTGGCAATTGTTGTTGAGTTACTATTGGGAGATATACCAGAAAGGGCCATATTTAGACAAGCACCTCTACGTAAGGCTTTGGCACCTTATTTCCAACTAACTCAGGCAGTGAGGCTTGGAAACTTGCAGAGATTTGGTGAGGTACTTGAGAATTTTGGCCCTCAGTTCCGTAATGATCACACTTTCACATTGATTCTTCGTCTCCGCCAGAATGTAATTAAAACTGCCATCCGTTCGATTGGACTCTCATACTCCCGTATTTCACCTAAAGATATTGCCAGGAAATTGGGTCTGGACTCTGCTGAAGATGCAGAGTTTATTGTCGCCAAAGCTATCAGGGATGGAGTTATTGAGGCTACCCTTGATCCTGAAAAGGGATACATGAGTAACAAGGAAAGCTCTGACATCTATTGCACGAGGGAGCCACAGTTGGCATTCCACCAGCGCATATCATTCTGTCTGGACCTGCATAACCAGAGTGTGAAGGCTATGAGATACCCACCAAAATCTTATGGCAAGGAATTGGAGAGTGCTGAAGAGAGACGTGAGAGAGAGCAACAGGATTTGGAACTGGCCAAGGAAATGGCTGAGGAAGATGATGATGGTTTCCCTTAA
- the LOC118273513 gene encoding dynein axonemal assembly factor 6 encodes MEFSVEHMEKLVDLLRPPEPEVLQGDDLPATEFEISSTRGKIPPPEEKKTPKTIEEFEEQEAKEIENLGKAGVGLGDLKTPEYTMNYQQSVSAEDVYLQIGPKTPSSASCENLIVRIKMPGDKKENVDLTVDTNSVAVMSSQYSLKLPLPHGIDPDRSKASWESDQETLVLTLKLDREFDFVNF; translated from the exons ATGGAGTTCTCCGTGGAACATATGGAGAAGCTCGTGGATCTGCTGAGACCACCGGAACCTGAAGTGCTGCAAGGAGACGATTTACCTGCTACTG agTTTGAAATAAGTTCAACAAGAGGTAAAATTCCTCCTCCCGAAGAAAAAAAGACTCCAAAAACTATCGAAGAGTTTGAGGAACAAGAGGCTAAGGAGATCGAAAACTTGGGGAAAGCTGGTGTTGGTTTAGGAGATCTGAAAACTCCTGAATATACTATGAACTATCAGCAGTCTGTGTCTGCTGAAGATGTCTACCTTCAG ATTGGCCCAAAGACCCCATCATCAGCAAGTTGCGAAAATCTCATCGTTCGCATCAAGATGCCGGGAGATAAGAAAGAAAACGTGGATTTAACAGTCGACACCAACAGCGTGGCAGTGATGTCCTCCCAGTATTCACTAAAACTTCCTTTGCCACATGGCATCGACCCTGATCGGTCTAAGGCTAGCTGGGAGTCCGACCAGGAAACATTGGTGCTGACCCTCAAGCTAGATAGAgaatttgattttgttaatttttaa